A region from the Sphingomonas brevis genome encodes:
- a CDS encoding FeoA family protein: protein MTGSTIPLDQLKLGTRARIVAIDWAILGEGEANRLKQFGFDEGVAIEPLHLGPFGKDPLAVRVGRMTVAIRKAQARAVKVQPA, encoded by the coding sequence GTGACCGGATCGACTATCCCGCTGGACCAGCTCAAGCTTGGAACGCGAGCGCGCATCGTTGCGATCGATTGGGCCATATTGGGCGAGGGCGAGGCCAACCGGCTCAAGCAATTCGGATTCGACGAAGGTGTCGCGATCGAGCCGCTTCACCTTGGCCCGTTCGGCAAGGACCCGCTTGCGGTCCGGGTTGGCCGGATGACGGTTGCGATCCGCAAGGCGCAGGCCCGGGCGGTCAAAGTCCAGCCAGCATGA
- the feoB gene encoding ferrous iron transporter B translates to MNPIPLVAVAGNPNAGKSALFNALTGARQKVGNYPGVTVERHVGRATLPDGAPVEFVDLPGAYGLDPSSPDEAVTRDVLLGKQKGERLPQALLIVVDASNLDNHLRFALQLIDLGLPTVIALNMIDLARRDGLELDANKLAQELGVPVVETVAVRKRGLDEVMARLNELLLQPRKIRAGDGPTHDLLTLQRRAREIAVAAIVRETPVRRITHRLDGLLLHPIAGPVILAAILFLMFQAVFSWSTVPADALEAATLNLGNMVGNALPKGVLRSLIVDGAFAGVGAVIVFLPQILILFLFILILESTGYLVRAAFIMDRLMSHAGLSGRAFIPLLSSFACAVPGIMATRTIDDPKDRLTTILVAPLMTCSARLPVYTLVIAAFIPATTVGPGIGLQGLVLFGLYIAGIVGALLAAIVLSKTAVKGGGGAFMMELPKYQLPRVADVLIGLWQRAMIFLKRAGTIILGTTIILWALASFPQAGPGETQSDVSIAGHIADGIHTVVAPIGFNKDISLALLPAMAAREVAVAAIGTVYSLDATSDQGVQTLEQRLAGRWSLATALAFLAWFVFAPQCISTIAVTRRETNGWKWPMFMVGYLFILAYIAAGATYWTAVAFGLG, encoded by the coding sequence ATGAACCCGATCCCGCTCGTTGCGGTCGCCGGCAACCCCAATGCCGGCAAGAGCGCGCTATTCAACGCGCTGACCGGCGCGCGGCAGAAGGTCGGCAATTATCCGGGCGTGACGGTCGAACGGCACGTCGGCCGCGCAACCCTGCCCGACGGCGCCCCGGTCGAATTCGTCGACTTGCCCGGCGCCTATGGCCTCGACCCAAGCAGTCCCGACGAGGCGGTGACCCGCGACGTGCTGCTGGGCAAGCAGAAGGGCGAGCGGCTGCCGCAGGCTCTGCTGATCGTGGTCGATGCCTCCAACCTCGACAATCATCTTCGCTTCGCGCTGCAGCTGATCGATCTCGGCCTGCCGACGGTGATCGCGCTCAACATGATCGACCTTGCGAGGCGCGACGGGCTGGAGCTCGACGCCAACAAGCTTGCGCAGGAACTTGGCGTGCCGGTGGTCGAAACCGTTGCGGTCCGGAAGCGCGGGCTCGACGAAGTCATGGCGCGATTGAACGAACTGTTGCTCCAGCCGCGCAAGATCCGCGCCGGCGACGGACCCACCCATGACCTGCTGACCCTGCAGCGGCGGGCCAGGGAGATAGCGGTTGCGGCGATCGTCCGCGAGACGCCGGTGAGGCGGATTACGCACCGGCTCGACGGCCTGCTCCTCCATCCGATCGCCGGCCCGGTCATCCTCGCCGCCATCCTGTTCCTGATGTTCCAGGCGGTCTTTTCCTGGTCGACCGTTCCGGCCGATGCGTTGGAAGCAGCGACGCTCAACCTCGGCAATATGGTCGGCAATGCGCTTCCCAAAGGCGTCTTGCGATCGCTGATCGTCGATGGCGCGTTCGCCGGCGTTGGCGCGGTGATCGTGTTCCTGCCGCAGATCCTGATTCTGTTCCTGTTCATCCTGATCCTCGAAAGCACCGGCTATCTGGTCCGCGCCGCGTTCATCATGGACCGGTTGATGAGCCACGCCGGCCTGTCGGGAAGGGCGTTCATCCCACTGCTGTCGAGCTTCGCCTGCGCCGTGCCCGGGATCATGGCGACGCGCACGATCGACGACCCCAAGGACCGGCTGACGACCATATTGGTGGCACCGCTGATGACCTGCTCGGCGCGCCTTCCGGTCTACACGCTGGTCATCGCCGCCTTCATTCCGGCAACGACAGTCGGGCCGGGCATCGGCCTGCAGGGCCTGGTGCTGTTCGGCCTCTACATCGCCGGGATCGTCGGTGCGCTGCTGGCGGCGATCGTGCTTAGCAAGACGGCGGTGAAGGGAGGCGGCGGCGCCTTCATGATGGAGCTGCCCAAATATCAGCTGCCTCGCGTGGCAGACGTGCTGATCGGCCTGTGGCAGCGGGCAATGATCTTCCTGAAGCGCGCCGGCACCATCATTCTCGGTACCACGATCATCCTGTGGGCCCTTGCCAGCTTCCCCCAGGCGGGACCGGGCGAGACGCAGTCGGACGTATCGATTGCCGGCCATATCGCCGACGGCATCCACACCGTCGTCGCACCGATCGGCTTCAACAAGGACATCAGCCTGGCCCTGCTTCCGGCGATGGCCGCACGCGAAGTGGCCGTCGCCGCGATTGGCACCGTCTATTCGCTCGATGCAACCAGCGACCAGGGTGTGCAGACGCTTGAGCAGCGGCTGGCGGGACGCTGGAGCCTGGCCACTGCCCTGGCGTTCCTGGCCTGGTTCGTGTTCGCCCCGCAATGCATCTCGACCATCGCCGTCACGCGCCGCGAAACCAATGGCTGGAAATGGCCGATGTTCATGGTCGGTTACCTGTTCATACTGGCCTATATCGCCGCCGGAGCGACGTACTGGACGGCGGTTGCGTTCGGCCTTGGCTGA
- the ssb gene encoding single-stranded DNA-binding protein: MAGVNKVILVGNLGADPEARSLNNGGEVVNMRVATSESWKDRDGNRQERTEWHNVVIFNENLGRVAKSYLKKGSKVYLEGQIQTRKWQDQTGNDRYTTEIVLQRFRGELVLLDSREGGAGGGFGGGGYSDDAGSGGSSFGGGGSKPQQRPQPAAFDTDLDDDVPF, from the coding sequence ATGGCGGGCGTGAACAAGGTGATTTTGGTCGGCAATCTGGGCGCCGATCCCGAAGCCCGTTCGCTCAACAATGGCGGTGAAGTCGTCAACATGCGGGTGGCCACGTCCGAAAGCTGGAAAGACCGCGACGGCAATCGCCAGGAGCGGACCGAGTGGCACAATGTGGTAATCTTCAACGAGAATCTTGGCCGGGTTGCGAAGAGCTATTTGAAGAAGGGCAGCAAGGTCTATCTCGAAGGGCAGATCCAGACCCGCAAGTGGCAGGACCAGACAGGCAACGACCGCTACACCACCGAGATCGTCCTTCAGCGCTTCCGCGGTGAACTGGTGCTGCTCGACAGCCGCGAAGGCGGAGCGGGCGGCGGCTTTGGCGGCGGCGGTTACAGCGATGATGCCGGCAGCGGAGGTTCGTCATTTGGCGGCGGTGGTTCCAAGCCTCAGCAGCGCCCGCAGCCGGCGGCGTTCGACACCGACCTGGATGACGATGTTCCATTTTGA
- a CDS encoding DUF177 domain-containing protein, giving the protein MSDFGQRLPLDQIRDGDRLDLSADTAECAAIADRLGLVSLSRFDAHAMLSRDDGKVRATGRLKALLEQSCVATGEPVQAHVDEPFEILFLPEPKTGQPDAEIELDAAELDTMFHDGSAIELGSAIVDSLALALDPYPRSAGADAALKEAGVLSEEEAGPFAALAALKEKMGGSSP; this is encoded by the coding sequence GTGAGTGATTTCGGACAGCGCCTGCCGCTCGACCAGATCCGCGACGGCGACCGGCTCGACCTTAGCGCCGACACGGCCGAATGTGCCGCCATCGCCGATCGGCTCGGGTTGGTCTCGCTTTCCCGATTCGATGCCCATGCCATGCTGTCGCGCGACGATGGCAAAGTCCGCGCGACCGGTCGGCTCAAGGCCTTGCTCGAACAAAGCTGCGTCGCCACCGGCGAACCGGTTCAGGCTCATGTCGACGAGCCGTTCGAAATATTGTTCCTGCCCGAGCCCAAGACCGGGCAACCCGACGCGGAGATCGAACTCGACGCGGCCGAACTCGACACGATGTTCCACGATGGCTCGGCGATCGAGCTTGGCAGCGCGATCGTCGATTCGCTGGCGCTGGCGCTCGATCCCTATCCGCGCAGCGCGGGCGCCGATGCCGCGCTCAAGGAAGCAGGCGTATTAAGCGAGGAAGAAGCCGGCCCGTTCGCAGCCCTGGCTGCGCTCAAGGAAAAAATGGGGGGCAGTTCGCCTTAG
- a CDS encoding ubiquinol-cytochrome C chaperone family protein, whose product MRSLMAMLRPKGADAGALYNAVVSEARRPAWYREGAVEDTMDGRFAVLSTLAALAILRLEDGDEDAVRQSVALTESFIADMDAQMRERGFGDPSLGKQVRLLVGALATRVDWWRRTRSGEMEWSDAVRFSIYRDDPPLAEAAVTFSSEALRRFNEGLSGFDDREVIEGRVG is encoded by the coding sequence ATGCGCTCATTGATGGCGATGTTGCGTCCGAAGGGAGCAGATGCCGGGGCGCTGTACAACGCCGTGGTGAGCGAGGCGCGCCGGCCGGCCTGGTATCGCGAAGGCGCGGTCGAAGACACGATGGATGGCCGATTCGCGGTACTTTCGACGCTCGCCGCACTGGCCATCCTGCGGCTTGAGGACGGGGACGAGGATGCCGTCCGGCAATCCGTCGCGCTGACCGAAAGCTTCATCGCCGACATGGACGCGCAGATGCGCGAGAGGGGCTTTGGCGATCCATCACTCGGCAAGCAGGTCCGCCTGCTGGTCGGCGCGCTGGCGACTCGAGTCGACTGGTGGCGCCGGACGCGGAGCGGCGAAATGGAGTGGAGCGATGCTGTCCGCTTCAGCATTTACCGCGACGACCCGCCTTTGGCGGAGGCCGCGGTGACTTTTTCCAGTGAGGCGCTTCGCCGGTTCAACGAGGGATTGAGCGGGTTCGACGACCGCGAAGTGATCGAGGGCCGGGTCGGGTGA
- a CDS encoding outer membrane protein assembly factor BamE, which translates to MAKRSVAVIFGLGIALSACSGIRDHRGFILDPTLADGIQVGVDNKDSVVRTIGRPTFTGQFDQNEWYYVSRDTTQLAFRDPKVTKQTVLRVQFDQAGNVASVQKTGKELIAQVDPSSDKTPTLGRKRSFFEELFGNIGTISQPGLPGSSPQQ; encoded by the coding sequence ATGGCCAAGCGCAGTGTTGCAGTGATTTTCGGGCTGGGGATTGCGCTCAGTGCCTGCTCCGGGATTCGCGATCATCGCGGCTTCATCCTCGACCCGACTTTGGCCGACGGCATTCAGGTCGGCGTCGACAATAAGGATTCGGTGGTGCGGACCATCGGCCGGCCTACCTTCACCGGCCAGTTTGACCAGAATGAATGGTATTATGTGTCGCGCGACACCACCCAGCTGGCGTTCCGCGATCCCAAGGTGACCAAGCAGACCGTGCTCCGGGTCCAGTTCGACCAGGCGGGCAACGTCGCTTCGGTCCAGAAGACAGGCAAGGAGCTGATCGCCCAGGTCGACCCGTCGAGCGACAAGACCCCGACACTGGGCCGCAAGCGCAGCTTCTTCGAGGAGCTGTTCGGCAATATCGGCACGATTTCGCAGCCGGGCTTGCCGGGATCCAGCCCGCAGCAATAG
- a CDS encoding tryptophan 2,3-dioxygenase, which yields MTATPDGMTYADYLQLDALLSAQKPLSDLHDEMLFIVIHQTKELWMKQMLHELRLAISLLAEDRFAEASKAMARIKRIQAVMTLSWDVLSTLTPVDYLKFRDVLGTSSGFQSAQFREIEFRLGLKEPNFVSHYAEGSKERATLERALDEPSLREAAIGALERAGFDVGDRSESALAAAWLKIYRDADRWFELYELAEKLIDIDDALVAWRHKHVLTVERIIGNKPGTGGSAGAPYLRRTLEKRVFPELWSMRTEL from the coding sequence ATGACCGCGACGCCCGACGGCATGACCTATGCCGATTATCTGCAGCTCGACGCCTTGCTGTCGGCGCAAAAGCCCCTGTCCGACCTGCATGACGAGATGCTGTTCATCGTCATCCACCAGACCAAAGAGCTGTGGATGAAGCAGATGCTGCACGAATTGCGGCTGGCCATTTCGCTGCTCGCCGAGGACCGCTTCGCCGAGGCTTCCAAGGCGATGGCGCGGATCAAGCGGATCCAGGCGGTGATGACCTTGTCATGGGACGTGCTTTCTACCCTGACACCGGTCGACTACCTCAAATTCCGCGACGTGCTTGGTACCTCTTCGGGCTTCCAGTCGGCGCAGTTCCGCGAGATCGAATTTCGTCTTGGCCTCAAGGAGCCGAACTTCGTCAGCCATTATGCTGAAGGCAGCAAGGAGCGGGCGACGCTGGAGCGGGCGCTCGACGAGCCCAGCCTTCGGGAGGCGGCCATCGGAGCGCTCGAGCGGGCCGGATTCGACGTCGGGGACAGGTCGGAGAGTGCGCTGGCGGCTGCCTGGCTCAAAATCTATCGCGACGCCGACCGCTGGTTCGAGCTTTACGAGCTGGCGGAAAAGCTGATCGATATTGACGACGCGCTGGTCGCCTGGCGGCACAAGCATGTGCTGACCGTCGAGCGGATCATCGGCAACAAGCCCGGCACGGGTGGTTCGGCCGGAGCGCCTTACCTGCGCAGGACGCTGGAAAAGCGCGTGTTCCCCGAACTTTGGTCGATGAGAACCGAGCTTTGA
- a CDS encoding aminotransferase class V-fold PLP-dependent enzyme, with protein MSFKPLFAKSLGAAPERLHFAAHSHHLWPDASFEGQVECWEDAATRADHKWDKVMDEVWPEAQARVAGELGTGDAQAIVFASNTHDFLIRLAAASPRRAGNALRVLTSDGEFHSARRQMARWAETGEIELTRVKAEPFDDFSARFLEAARSGEHDLILVSQILFNNGRIFDRVAELAALARPDGPWVVIDSYHAFMAIGAPISPVIASSAFVLGGGYKYAMAGEGMGFMHCPPGFGGRPPITGWFAEFGELTAPPGSSVGYTRDAMRFMGATFDPSALYRFVAIQRMLEENGITTERVAARVANLQARLIERLAGTALGEAELLNPIDGRPHARFLAFREDRAQRWCAQLDRQNIVTDVRGNVLRIGFGLYHDEEDVDLLADAVRKLA; from the coding sequence TTGAGTTTCAAACCACTGTTCGCGAAGAGCCTCGGCGCGGCGCCCGAGCGGCTCCATTTCGCGGCGCACAGCCATCATCTGTGGCCCGACGCCAGCTTCGAGGGGCAAGTCGAATGTTGGGAAGATGCCGCGACGCGGGCCGACCACAAGTGGGACAAGGTGATGGACGAGGTCTGGCCCGAGGCACAGGCCCGCGTCGCCGGCGAGCTTGGCACCGGTGACGCGCAAGCGATCGTCTTTGCATCCAACACGCATGATTTCCTGATCCGGCTGGCGGCCGCCAGCCCTCGCCGGGCCGGCAATGCGCTCAGGGTGCTGACCAGCGATGGCGAATTCCATAGCGCGCGGCGGCAGATGGCGCGCTGGGCCGAGACCGGCGAGATTGAGCTGACCCGGGTCAAGGCCGAGCCGTTCGACGATTTTTCCGCTCGCTTCCTGGAGGCCGCGAGGAGTGGCGAGCACGACCTGATCCTGGTCAGCCAGATATTGTTCAATAACGGCCGGATATTCGACCGGGTCGCCGAGCTTGCGGCGCTGGCCCGGCCGGATGGGCCATGGGTGGTGATCGACAGCTATCACGCATTTATGGCGATTGGGGCCCCGATTTCTCCCGTCATCGCGTCATCGGCTTTCGTGCTTGGCGGCGGCTATAAATATGCCATGGCTGGCGAAGGCATGGGGTTCATGCATTGCCCGCCAGGCTTCGGCGGGCGGCCGCCGATCACCGGCTGGTTTGCCGAGTTCGGCGAGCTAACGGCGCCTCCGGGCAGCAGCGTGGGTTATACGCGCGACGCGATGCGCTTCATGGGCGCGACCTTCGATCCATCGGCGCTATACCGGTTCGTCGCGATCCAGCGGATGCTCGAGGAAAATGGAATTACTACCGAGCGAGTGGCGGCTCGGGTCGCCAATCTCCAGGCCCGGCTGATCGAAAGGCTGGCGGGCACCGCATTGGGCGAGGCGGAACTGCTCAATCCGATCGACGGTCGGCCGCACGCCCGATTCCTGGCGTTCCGCGAAGATCGGGCGCAGCGCTGGTGCGCGCAGCTCGATCGCCAGAATATCGTTACTGACGTCCGCGGCAACGTACTTCGAATTGGCTTCGGGCTCTATCATGACGAGGAAGACGTCGATCTACTGGCCGACGCCGTTCGAAAGCTGGCCTAG
- a CDS encoding TetR/AcrR family transcriptional regulator, protein MRAGVDKRGPAAVADGSVGRTISPASKGKAPRTARGEKTLRKILDAALLEFGQRGFHDSSIVGITSRAKVALGTFYTYFDSKEAVFAALVRDMSRQVRDHVAPDIEGSPDEIDRERRALASYLRFVFDHKEVYRIIDEAEFVDPAGFRTHYETAAARIATRLEEAVAKGEMRDDGALATEVRAWAIMGMNVFLGLRFGVWGRQDADLIAAHANSMLRKGLER, encoded by the coding sequence ATGAGGGCGGGTGTGGACAAGCGCGGCCCTGCGGCGGTAGCGGATGGTTCCGTGGGGCGAACGATCTCTCCGGCCAGCAAGGGCAAGGCGCCGCGGACAGCGCGCGGCGAGAAAACGCTGCGCAAAATCCTCGACGCAGCCTTGCTTGAATTTGGCCAGCGCGGCTTTCACGATAGCTCGATCGTCGGCATTACCAGCCGGGCCAAGGTCGCCCTCGGCACATTCTATACCTATTTCGACAGCAAGGAGGCGGTGTTCGCGGCGCTGGTCCGCGACATGTCCCGGCAGGTCCGCGACCATGTCGCGCCGGACATTGAAGGATCGCCCGACGAAATCGACCGGGAACGGCGGGCACTGGCCTCCTACCTGCGGTTCGTGTTCGATCATAAGGAAGTCTACCGGATCATCGACGAAGCCGAGTTCGTCGATCCCGCGGGCTTCCGGACCCATTATGAAACCGCGGCTGCGCGCATCGCCACGCGCCTTGAAGAGGCTGTTGCAAAGGGCGAGATGCGCGACGACGGTGCCCTCGCCACCGAAGTGCGCGCCTGGGCAATTATGGGAATGAACGTGTTCTTGGGGTTGCGCTTCGGCGTGTGGGGCCGCCAGGACGCGGACCTGATTGCCGCCCACGCCAACTCAATGCTGCGCAAGGGGCTGGAGCGCTAG
- a CDS encoding TonB-dependent receptor: MSYRTVAAIRATLFATAAFASIPALAQGQPAADPNAPPVAEATTASNETSDAADQDIIVTARRTGENVQRVPSSISAFSEKTLERIQATDTTGLQGAVPNLNIVQGRGSSNSTNIYIRGIGQPDALQTFDPAVGVYVDDVYYSRIRGNQLDLLDPERIEVLRGPQGTLYGKNTIGGALKFVTRKPGQDFRATGSLAIGSYKQFELRGAVSGPVSDTLAAGFAVMRATRDGYVEDRNDDREYNDKDSVGGRAAVAFTPSSSVRVDLTADYSHDDASLNVGRPVNDFKTFSNTPLPEDHTVDDGDKYEWKGETTPGLPNSTKMTHYGFSGTAAIDLTGNLTAKSITAYRNLKTDDYVDIDASAYELGDVFVGVRQHQFSQEFQLLYTGERLNAVFGLYYLDEHVKSHQEAYADDLLGALFLNSGFLRTVDDDLSTKSYAAFANASYEIFPDVRLSGGLRYTKETKDYFRTTSTFYSNAFINSLFATTFSFSPDKGKWNDWSPMASVDWQASSNLMLYARVAKGFKSGGFNGRANNVNETSVYDPETAWSYEAGFKSRPVAGLTVNGAVFTSDYKDFQARIGDVAPDATLPTPLLKVLNVGKLRIRGAELEAAWNPVDGLLLDTQIGFLDADYKEFDDDRFPDDSRAFQTPAFSPKWTMRFGGQYSFSLGGGGSITLGGQTRYKSRTALAVDNTYILYSSFVDPGVGTTDEIDGLFQKGYWVHDARIVYETGDKHWALGLYGSNLGDKAYKTDAQEFSNIGGIRTVYYGAPRTVTLRLTARY, encoded by the coding sequence ATGTCTTATCGCACCGTCGCCGCGATTCGCGCCACGCTGTTCGCAACCGCTGCCTTTGCCAGTATCCCGGCTCTTGCGCAGGGCCAGCCGGCCGCCGACCCCAATGCCCCGCCGGTAGCGGAAGCAACGACTGCATCGAACGAAACCTCCGATGCCGCCGATCAGGACATTATCGTCACGGCCCGCCGCACCGGTGAAAACGTACAGCGGGTGCCGTCGTCTATCTCCGCCTTCAGCGAGAAAACCCTTGAGCGGATCCAAGCGACCGACACAACCGGCCTTCAAGGCGCCGTCCCCAATCTCAACATCGTGCAGGGCCGCGGATCGTCCAATTCCACCAACATCTATATTCGTGGCATTGGCCAGCCCGATGCGCTGCAGACATTCGACCCGGCCGTCGGCGTCTATGTCGACGACGTCTATTATTCGCGCATTCGCGGCAACCAGCTCGATCTTCTCGATCCCGAGCGGATCGAGGTGCTGCGCGGTCCGCAGGGCACGCTTTACGGCAAGAACACGATCGGTGGCGCGCTCAAGTTCGTGACCCGCAAGCCGGGTCAGGATTTTCGGGCGACGGGAAGCCTGGCAATCGGATCCTATAAGCAGTTCGAGCTCAGGGGCGCGGTTTCAGGCCCGGTCTCGGACACGTTGGCGGCAGGTTTTGCGGTCATGCGCGCAACGCGCGACGGATATGTCGAGGATCGCAACGACGACCGCGAATATAATGACAAGGACAGCGTCGGCGGCCGTGCTGCCGTGGCCTTCACGCCGTCGTCTTCGGTCCGTGTCGACCTGACTGCCGACTACAGCCATGACGATGCCAGCCTGAACGTCGGCCGCCCGGTCAACGACTTCAAGACTTTCTCGAATACGCCGCTGCCCGAAGACCATACGGTCGACGATGGCGACAAATATGAATGGAAGGGCGAGACAACACCCGGCCTGCCCAATTCGACCAAGATGACGCATTATGGTTTTTCAGGCACCGCCGCGATCGACCTGACCGGCAACCTGACGGCGAAGTCGATAACCGCCTACCGGAACCTCAAGACCGACGATTATGTCGACATCGACGCCAGCGCCTACGAGCTTGGCGACGTGTTCGTCGGCGTGAGGCAGCATCAGTTCAGCCAGGAATTCCAGCTGCTGTACACCGGCGAACGGCTGAATGCGGTCTTCGGCCTCTACTATCTCGACGAGCATGTGAAGTCGCACCAGGAAGCCTATGCCGATGACCTGCTCGGCGCCCTGTTCCTCAACAGCGGCTTCCTGCGCACGGTCGATGACGATTTAAGCACCAAGAGCTACGCGGCCTTTGCCAATGCCAGCTATGAAATCTTCCCCGATGTCCGGCTGTCGGGCGGCCTTCGTTACACGAAGGAAACCAAGGACTATTTCCGGACGACGAGCACCTTCTATTCCAACGCGTTTATCAATTCGCTGTTCGCCACCACCTTCAGCTTCTCGCCCGACAAGGGCAAGTGGAACGACTGGTCGCCGATGGCTAGCGTCGACTGGCAGGCATCGTCGAACCTGATGCTCTACGCGCGCGTCGCCAAGGGCTTTAAATCGGGTGGCTTCAACGGCCGCGCCAACAACGTCAACGAAACCAGCGTTTACGATCCCGAGACGGCGTGGTCGTACGAGGCTGGCTTCAAGAGCCGGCCGGTCGCTGGCCTGACGGTCAATGGCGCTGTCTTCACGTCCGACTATAAGGATTTCCAGGCCCGCATCGGAGACGTCGCGCCGGACGCGACGCTGCCGACGCCGCTGCTCAAGGTCCTCAACGTCGGCAAATTGCGGATTCGCGGTGCCGAACTGGAGGCCGCGTGGAATCCGGTCGACGGCCTGCTGCTCGATACGCAGATTGGCTTTCTCGACGCGGACTATAAGGAATTCGACGACGATCGTTTCCCGGACGATAGCCGTGCATTCCAAACTCCGGCCTTCAGCCCGAAATGGACGATGCGATTCGGCGGGCAATATTCCTTCAGCCTGGGTGGTGGAGGCTCCATCACACTGGGCGGGCAGACGCGCTACAAGAGCCGCACCGCCCTGGCGGTCGACAACACCTATATCCTCTACTCGAGCTTCGTCGATCCGGGTGTCGGCACAACCGATGAAATCGATGGCCTCTTCCAGAAGGGATATTGGGTGCACGACGCTCGCATCGTGTACGAGACCGGGGACAAACATTGGGCGCTTGGCCTGTACGGCAGCAATCTGGGGGATAAGGCCTACAAAACCGACGCCCAGGAGTTTTCCAACATCGGCGGCATACGCACCGTCTATTACGGCGCGCCGCGAACCGTCACGCTTCGCCTGACCGCTCGTTACTAG
- a CDS encoding alpha/beta fold hydrolase gives MSEFAERRWRSRDGLDLYARDYAAAGGEQGLPVICLHGLTRNSKDFEGIAPIIAGLGRRVIAADVRGRGQSDRDSNPANYQPKIYARDVVEMMAALDLPRAVFLGTSMGGIITMTMMAVRPGAVAAAILNDVGPVIAPEGIDRILGYAGIPIKIRNWDDATAYVRRTNAVAFPKFGDEDWRRFAERTFRQAASGPELDYDPAIKGVISKPPSRLALWLIRYLFRRLARKRSVLMIRGQLSDLISREIADRMQAIAPTMKRVDVPNVGHAPMLTEPEAVDAIEQFLRTVP, from the coding sequence ATGTCCGAATTTGCCGAACGACGCTGGCGATCCCGCGACGGCCTCGACCTTTATGCCCGCGACTATGCCGCCGCAGGCGGCGAACAAGGCCTGCCGGTGATCTGCCTGCACGGGCTGACCCGCAACTCCAAGGATTTCGAAGGCATCGCGCCGATCATCGCCGGCTTGGGCCGCAGGGTAATTGCCGCCGACGTCCGCGGCCGCGGCCAATCCGACCGCGACTCCAACCCCGCCAACTACCAGCCAAAAATCTATGCGCGCGACGTGGTCGAGATGATGGCGGCGCTGGACCTGCCGCGGGCAGTTTTCCTCGGGACGTCGATGGGCGGAATCATCACCATGACGATGATGGCGGTTCGTCCCGGCGCGGTTGCGGCGGCGATCCTGAACGATGTCGGCCCGGTGATCGCGCCCGAGGGTATCGACCGGATTCTTGGCTATGCGGGCATCCCCATCAAAATCCGCAATTGGGACGATGCGACCGCCTATGTCCGCCGCACCAACGCAGTGGCATTTCCCAAGTTCGGCGATGAGGATTGGCGCCGGTTTGCCGAGCGCACATTCCGGCAGGCGGCCTCAGGTCCCGAGCTTGATTACGACCCGGCGATCAAGGGCGTGATCAGCAAGCCACCGTCGCGACTGGCCCTGTGGCTGATCCGCTACCTGTTCCGAAGGCTGGCCCGCAAGCGCTCGGTGTTGATGATCCGCGGCCAACTGTCGGATCTGATTTCGCGCGAGATCGCCGATCGCATGCAGGCGATTGCCCCAACGATGAAACGCGTCGACGTGCCCAATGTTGGGCACGCGCCCATGCTGACCGAGCCGGAAGCGGTTGACGCCATCGAGCAGTTCCTGCGAACGGTGCCCTGA